GCCTCCTCGTCGCCGAGCGTGACGGTCTGAATCCCGCCGATCAGATCGGCGAGCGTCGGGTTGAGCATCAGATTCTCGAGCGTGTTGCCGTGAGCCGTCGCGATGAGCTGCACGCCGCGCTCGGCGATGGTGCGCGCCGCCTGGGCCTCCAGCTCGGTCCCGATCTCGTCGATGACGATGACTTCGGGCATGTGATTCTCGACGGCCTCGATCATCACGCCGTGCTGAGCGGTGGGCGTGGGCACCTGCATCCGCCGCGACCGTCCGATGGCGGGGTGCGGGATGTCGCCGTCGCCGCCGATCTCATTCGAGGTGTCCACGATGATGGTGCGCTTGCGAAGGTCGTCCGCCAGCACACGCGCCGCCTCACGCAGCATCGTGGTCTTGCCGACACCTGGACGGCCCATCATCAGCACGCTGCTGCCAGACTCCACCAGATCGCGAATGATCGAGATGGTGCCGTAGACAGCCCGACCGACCCGGCAGGTCAGCCCGATGACCCGACGGTCGCGGCTTCTGATCGCCGAGATGCGGTGCAGCGTGCGCTCGATGCCGGCGCGGTTGTCGTCTCCGAACTGGCCGATGCGGCCGATGACGTGGTCGATGTCGTCGACCGTCACCGGCTCTTCGGCGAGCATGACCTCCCGACCTGGCAGGCGCGCTTCGGGAAGTCGGCCGAGATCCATCACCACTTCGAGCAGATCGGTCTGATCGGGCAGTGCCTCGAGTGGGAGACGGATACGCGGCGGCAGCACGTCCAGCAGCAGTCCGAGATCGTCTGTGACCTGCAACTGGGGCTGCGAAATGGGTTGTCCGAGTCTGTCGGCCATTAGCCTCCGACGATGTTCGCAGGAACGAGCGTGGTCTCAGGGACTCGCACGCTCAACTGACGGACGTAGATATCGTAGCGGGCGCCCACCACGAACCCACGCCGCTCCAGAGCCGCACCAAGCACCGACTGGTACGGCCGTACCGAGACGTACACCGCTGCCTTTTCGCTGAGCTGCTTCATCGCGAACGCGACCATCCGGTCGATCATCGTTTCGTACTTGGGGTCAATCATGAACTCAAGGTACTGGCTCTTCTGCCCGTAGTTGACCTCAAGCCAGCCCGCAAGCGATGCGCCAATCTCCCAGACATACTGGTGCCGGTCTCCGAGCAGCGCCGGCGACCACCGCTTGCGCCCTCGGTGGAGCGCCGACCACTCGTCGTAGGTCAACGCCTCGGCGGCCCGCACCAGCTGGGGCACCGCCGCGCCATACAGGTTGAACAGGGGCTGCTCGTCTGCCCGCAGCCGGGGCCGCCCGTCGAGTGTTTCCAGGGTCGGGATCTTGAACGGGGCCGGCAGTTTATAGAGCGTCGTCGTGGTGTACTGCTCGTAGCCGGACCGCTTCGCCAGCTCGGCGCTTGCCATGCCGGCCGGGGCTTCGAAAAATACCCGGCGCGCCCCGTGTGTCACCGCGTACTGCCCCACCGCTTCGAGCAGCCGTTCGGCCACGCCGTCCTTGCCACCGCTGACCAGCATGTGCTCGGCGTCCCAGACCAGCCCGTCGGCGCGGGGACGGGCCACCGCCAGCCCATCGACTCCCGATTCGCCCGACGCGACCCAGACCCGCTCCCAGGACATCCCCAACGTCTGCCAGATCGCGGCGCCGGTTGGCAGATGCCCGGTCTCCGGCTGCACCCGGGGCCAGGTGTGCGAGGTCAACTCCGTGGTATCAGGGCGGCGAAGAAACATGCCGACGCCGACCAGATCAGGTAGGCGCAGCACACGAATCATGATGGAGCCGTCCCGATGCACATGCTTGCCGGTTGATTGTACAGGACGGTGCGCCATCTTGGATGGGTTCGCTCCGAGACGCCGCAGCGCCGGTGCGCGACTCTGGCAGCCCAATGGGGGCTTCTATAATGCTCGCCGTGAACGAGACTGACGCTGCCACGGGCCAGCGGCCAACGGAGACGGACGCTCCCGCGACCGGGGCAAGCCCAGCGGTGGCCGGCGAAGCCGCCGCCCCGAAGCTCCCGCCCACGATCCCCGCGAGCCAGCCGCCCCCCCGCGAGGTTGGACCGGTGGAGTCGTGGCTCTATGCGCCCTTCCTGGCGCTCCAGTTCCTGACGATCCTCCCGCCCGTCGTCCGACGCTTCCCGCGTCCGCGCGATCTGGGCCGCAGCGAGGCGTTCTTCCCGTTCATCGGGCTGCTGCTCGGAGCGGTCCTCGCCATCGCGGATCGCATCCTGGAGCCGTACGTTCCCCTGTGGGTCCGCGGCACCCTGCTGGTGATCCTGCTGGCCGCCCTGACGGGAGCGCTGCACCTTGACGGCGTCATCGACACGTTCGACGGCCTCTTCGCCTCGGGCAACCGCGACCGTCGCCTCGCCATCATGCGCGATCCACGGGCCGGCGCGTACGGGGTCGTCGCCATCGTGCTGCTGCTGGGCCTGAAGGTCAGCGCTCTGGCGAGCCTGCCGCCCCACCTGCGTTTCGGGGCGCTGCTGGTGGCCCCGTGCCTCGGACGGTGGAGTATCGTCCTGGTGACCAGCCAGTTCCCATACGCCCGCAGCGAGGGGATGGGCCAGGCGTTCAAGCAGTCGCTGCGCTGGCCGCACGTGGTGGTGGCCGGGGCCATCGCGGCCGAGGTCGCGGTCCTGGTGCTGGGCGTGGCCGGCATCGTGATCTGGTTCGCCGCCAGCACGCTGGCGTTGCTCGTGGCACACTACACGTCGGCGCGGCTCGGCGGGCTGACGGGCGATACGTACGGCGCCCTGTGCGAGCTGACGGAGACCGGCGTACTGGTCGCTCTCGGCCTAAACCTTCGGGGACTCGGATGAACCTCCTGACTTCGACCATCGCGCGGATCGGCCAGCCAGACGCGGAGGCTGCCGCTGCCGCGCGCCGCCGGCAGGCGTTGCTGACCAAGCCAGCCGGCAGCCTGGGTACGCTGGAGCGGCTGCACGTCACCCTGGCGGCGATCCAGGGCTGCGCGCTCCCGGCAGTCGAGCAGCCCGCGGTACTCGTCGTCGCAGCCGATCACGGCGTGGCCACCGCCGGCGTCTCGGCTTACCCCAGGCAGGTAACGGCTGAGATGGTCCGCAACTTCGCGCGGGGCGGGGCGGCCATCAACGTGCTGGCGCAGGACGCCCGCGCGCGGCTGGTCGTGGCCGATCTCGGCATCGACTGGCAGGGCGCGGAGCCGCCGGCAGGCATCCTGCGCCGACCGATCGCGCCAGGAACCGCCAACCTTGCGGAGCGGCCGGCGATGTCCCGCGCCGAGGCCGTGCGCGCCGTCGAGGTCGGCATCACCCTGGCACAGGAGCTGATCGCCGATGGCGCGGACCTGATCGCGCTCGGGGAGATGGGCATCGCGAACACAACGGCGAGCGCGGCCTTGATCGCCGCGTTGGCCGGGCGTCCGCCTCGTGACGTGACCGGCCTGGGGACCGGGGTGGATCACCCGGGCTGGCAGCGGAAGGTGGCCGTCATTGAACGGGCGCTGGCGCGCGCCCAGGTCGATGCATCCGACCCGCTCGGCGCGCTGGCCGAGTTGGGAGGCTTCGAGATCGGGGCGCTGGCCGGCGCGATGCTCGGCGCGGCCGCGGCGAAGGCACCGGTGCTGCTGGATGGCCTGATCGTCGGG
The genomic region above belongs to Chloroflexota bacterium and contains:
- the cobS gene encoding adenosylcobinamide-GDP ribazoletransferase, which translates into the protein MNETDAATGQRPTETDAPATGASPAVAGEAAAPKLPPTIPASQPPPREVGPVESWLYAPFLALQFLTILPPVVRRFPRPRDLGRSEAFFPFIGLLLGAVLAIADRILEPYVPLWVRGTLLVILLAALTGALHLDGVIDTFDGLFASGNRDRRLAIMRDPRAGAYGVVAIVLLLGLKVSALASLPPHLRFGALLVAPCLGRWSIVLVTSQFPYARSEGMGQAFKQSLRWPHVVVAGAIAAEVAVLVLGVAGIVIWFAASTLALLVAHYTSARLGGLTGDTYGALCELTETGVLVALGLNLRGLG
- the cobT gene encoding nicotinate-nucleotide--dimethylbenzimidazole phosphoribosyltransferase, translated to MNLLTSTIARIGQPDAEAAAAARRRQALLTKPAGSLGTLERLHVTLAAIQGCALPAVEQPAVLVVAADHGVATAGVSAYPRQVTAEMVRNFARGGAAINVLAQDARARLVVADLGIDWQGAEPPAGILRRPIAPGTANLAERPAMSRAEAVRAVEVGITLAQELIADGADLIALGEMGIANTTASAALIAALAGRPPRDVTGLGTGVDHPGWQRKVAVIERALARAQVDASDPLGALAELGGFEIGALAGAMLGAAAAKAPVLLDGLIVGAAALLAVTLVPSVQPYLIASHRSVEPGHRVVLELLELEPLMDLGLRLGEGSGAAVALHLIRAACALPRQMATFAEAGVSTQSEAGVSTQSEAVVGDAPRMSNAQQRTGG